The following are from one region of the Salvia hispanica cultivar TCC Black 2014 chromosome 1, UniMelb_Shisp_WGS_1.0, whole genome shotgun sequence genome:
- the LOC125202018 gene encoding DNA damage-repair/toleration protein DRT100-like gives MTSNVSLAAVAAVLLALTAAASACTPADREALLSFKSALDERYLGIFKSWSGNDCCTNWYGVSCDPESNRVADIVLRGESEDPIFEKAGRSGYMSGSISPSLCRLDRLTTLILADWKDISGPIPPCITSLPNLRILDLIGNKITGQIPTDIGKLRRLTVLNVADNQISGALPSSIVDLNSLMHLDLSNNKLSGDIPSDIGKLSMMSRALLSRNHLTGSIPASLAGIYRLADLDLSMNQISGSIPAQLGSMPVLSTLNLDGNLLTGPIPAGLLSNSGLNIVNLSRNGLEGNLPDVFGPKTYFTAIDLSYNNLRGTIPKSLSSAKYIGHLDLSHNHLCGPIPNGSPFDHLEASSFANNDCLCGMPLRTC, from the coding sequence ATGACGTCGAACGTCTCGCTCGCCGCCGTAGCAGCGGTGCTCCTAGCTCTAACCGCGGCAGCGAGCGCTTGCACACCGGCTGACCGGGAAGCCCTGCTCTCCTTCAAATCCGCCCTAGACGAGCGCTATTTAGGCATTTTCAAGTCGTGGTCGGGCAACGACTGCTGCACCAACTGGTACGGCGTCAGCTGCGACCCCGAATCCAACCGCGTCGCCGACATCGTCCTCCGCGGCGAATCCGAGGATCCTATCTTCGAGAAGGCCGGCCGCTCCGGCTACATGTCCGGCTCCATCTCCCCCTCCCTCTGCCGCCTCGACCGCCTCACCACCCTCATCCTCGCCGACTGGAAGGACATCTCCGGCCCCATCCCCCCCTGCATCACCTCCCTCCCCAATTTGCGCATCCTCGACCTAATCGGCAACAAAATCACCGGCCAAATCCCTACCGACATCGGAAAACTCCGTCGCCTCACCGTCCTCAACGTCGCCGACAATCAAATCTCCGGTGCTCTCCCCTCCTCAATTGTCGATCTAAACAGCTTAATGCACTTGGATCTCAGCAACAACAAGCTCTCCGGCGATATCCCCTCCGACATCGGAAAATTATCGATGATGAGCCGCGCTCTCCTCAGCCGAAACCACCTTACCGGTTCGATCCCGGCCTCCCTGGCCGGTATTTACAGACTCGCCGATTTAGATTTGTCAATGAACCAGATCTCCGGTTCGATCCCGGCTCAGCTCGGTTCAATGCCggttctctccactttaaacCTGGATGGGAATCTATTAACCGGACCGATCCCGGCCGGTTTACTTTCCAACTCGGGTTTAAACATTGTGAATTTGAGCCGGAACGGTTTGGAGGGAAACCTACCCGATGTGTTCGGCCCGAAAACTTATTTTACCGCCATTGATTTGTCTTACAATAATTTGAGAGGCACAATTCCGAAATCGTTGTCGTCGGCGAAGTACATCGGCCACTTGGATCTGAGCCACAACCACCTCTGCGGCCCGATCCCGAACGGCTCGCCGTTTGATCATCTAGAAGCTTCCTCCTTCGCCAACAACGATTGTTTGTGTGGAATGCCGTTGCGCACTTGTTAA
- the LOC125185935 gene encoding protein gamma response 1-like — MEGHLQKSPNLRHPAFYSDKKYVSGLSTFMVAMIQETKDKMQETKVSIQETDDRISQIEYIFCSQLFPKFQLDTHSLEMKYSEAREAAEDAYIEKEKGLLLQIEKLQKENQMKSSLILQKEDKLNEYEEETDKLNRKLEEKESRSNELLLELREKTEEVEKGKELQGNLLRKVETLAAEIMDNEQVFNNKEKENRLLASKVTCLVNRADELQKELGIKTAELDKVRKVQDQLLRQNDSSNLEIVERGQPLEGLQMKKKRLLDKQRGLEGRVDKLQHCLSKRTMETSEGMELHAKFLQQVEARDSEKRSEKRKMGDATVSRKNLKSRNSCLHKKFNISEETMPPLEGENEVMRHNKMAVPSYDIDKHILKDSDSTSDIMKPVGEQEVLEDKKEAVLVQRTGPASLTKHPSSSKPCPSAGMKRPHSHWRNTRSHQSRVGPDPHDDFLDTPLKNVRDNLRKAVKVVCPDSTKSSVVIDDSDDQTQDVKADAKSNKAVTSGFKYVEPVRKKSDRENLKGFECKQCKKFYDAVLPGAGETPRRCEHHEGVSRHRYRYAPPSTPEGFWNIGFDSEM, encoded by the exons ATGGAAGGCCATCTGCAAAAGTCTCCCAACCTAAGGCATCCTGCTTTTTATTCTGATAAGAAGTATGTTTCTGGGCTCAGTACCTTTATGGTTGCTATGATACAGGAAACCAAAGATAAGATGCAGGAAACCAAAGTTAGTATACAGGAAACTGATGATAGAATATCTCAGATAGAATACATCTTCTGTAGTCAACTGTTTCCCAAGTTTCAACTGGATACTCATAGTCTTGAGATGAAATATTCGGAAGCGAGGGAAGCTGCAGAAGATGCATacatagaaaaggaaaaaggccTGCTACTCCAGATTGAGAAGCTTcagaaagaaaatcaaatgaaatccTCTTTGATTCTGCAGAAAGAAGATAAATTGAATGAGTATGAAGAGGAAACAGATAAACTCAACCGTAAACTTGAAGAAAAGGAGAGTAGAAGTAATGAGCTGCTGTTGGAACTCAGAGAGAAGACCGAAGAAGTTGAAAAGGGGAAGGAATTGCAAGGAAATTTGCTTAGGAAGGTTGAAACTCTAGCTGCAGAAATAATGGATAATGAACAAGTATTTAATAACAAAGAGAAGGAGAATAGGCTTCTTGCATCAAAAGTAACGTGCTTGGTTAATCGTGCTGATGAACTGCAAAAGGAACTTGGAATAAAGACTGCTGAACTCGATAAGGTTAGAAAAGTGCAAGATCAGTTACTCCGGCAAAATGATTCTTCTAATCTTGAAATAGTCGAGAGAGGGCAACCGTTGGAAGGGCTTcagatgaagaaaaaaaggcTTCTGGATAAACAGAGAGGCTTAGAAGGCAGGGTTGATAAGCTTCAGCATTGTCTCTCCAAGAGAACAATGGAGACTTCTGAAGGGATGGAGCTGCATGCGAAGTTTTTGCAACAGGTTGAAGCAAGAGATTCTGAAAAGCGTTCTGAAAAGAGGAAAATGGGAGATGCTACTGTTTCCCGTAAGAATCTGAAGTCTCGGAACAGTTGTCTCcacaaaaaattcaacattAGTGAAGAAACTATGCCTCCTCTTGAAGGTGAAAATGAAGTAATGAGACACAATAAGATGGCAGTGCCATCATATG ATATTGacaaacatattttaaaagattCTGATTCCACCTCTGATATTATGAAACCAGTGGGTGAGCAAGAAGTGTTAGAGGACAAAAAGGAGGCTGTACTGGTTCAGAGGACCGGTCCTGCCTCGCTTACAAAGCACCCGAGTAGTTCAAAACCCTGTCCTTCAGCTGGTATGAAACGCCCGCATTCTCATTGGAGGAACACAAGGTCCCATCAGAGCCGTGTGGGACCTGATCCGCATGACGATTTCCTCGATACGCCTCTGAAGAATGTTAGAGATAATTTACGGAAGGCGGTGAAGGTGGTTTGTCCAGATTCTACTAAATCCAGTGTGGTTATTGATGACTCTGATGATCAAACACAGGACGTTAAAGCTGATGCTAAGTCAAATAAGGCTGTAACATCAGGTTTTAAGTACGTAGAACCAGTACGAAAGAAATCTGACCGCGAAAACCTGAAAGGTTTTGAATGCAAACAGTGCAAGAAATTCTATGATGCTGTTCTTCCTGGTGCTGGTGAAACCCCCAGGCGCTGTGAACATCACGAAGGGGTATCTAGGCATCGATACAGGTACGCTCCTCCTTCGACTCCTGAAGGATTTTGGAATATTGGATTTGATTCGGAAATGTAG